The Parambassis ranga chromosome 14, fParRan2.1, whole genome shotgun sequence genome includes a window with the following:
- the smpd1 gene encoding sphingomyelin phosphodiesterase encodes MRVHTSLPSFGLITCCTLLFMWPLFGSCHPARSSGQSRRVLMEQFDRPGLGFNWRNATCPLCKAIFTILDIALLSNTNEERVAHAVGEACVRLHLADEQVCREITELFRDDFIRALQESLLWPTEACALLVGPSCGKFDVYASWNITLPNIPKPPVRPPSPPKPGSPQNRILFLTDIHWDKDYEAGSSADCKDPLCCRKQSGSPSWRRREAGYWGTYSKCDLPLWTVENLMENAVREGPWDWVYWTGDIPAHNVWSQTRKQQLSELTVISRLIDKHLGPNVTVYPAVGNHESTPVNSFPPPFVHGNRSSAWLYDTMAEEWAHWLPEQALKTLRYGGFYTVEIQPGLRLVSLNMNFCARENFWLMVNSTDPANQLQWLVHILQASEDKGEKVHIIGHIPPGLCLGSWSWNYYHIVNRYESTVSGQFFGHTHLDEFQMFYDEATMTRPLGVAFIAPSVTTYVNLNPGYRVYYIDGNYQGSSRLVLDHETYILNLTEANHSPAAPQNPEQNPKWTLLYRATEAYGLTTLFPADFDALMRTFVNDDRIFQKFWYLRHKGHVSEPCKETCKTTTLCFLHSGRYDELEQCDLLGGFGGNLVRAARKTLC; translated from the exons ATGAGGGTCCACACGTCGCTGCCGTCTTTTGGGCTGATAACCTGCTGCACTTTGTTATTCATGTGGCCGCTGTTCGGATCCTGTCATCCAGCCCGGTCCTCCGGTCAGTCCAGGCGGGTGCTTATGGAGCAGTTTGATCGTCCTGGGCTTGGATTTAACTGGAGAAATGCGACCTGTCCCCTGTGCAAAGCGATCTTCACCATTCTTGACATCGCACTTCTG AGCAATACAAATGAAGAGCGAGTGGCGCATGCAGTCGGTGAGGCCTGTGTTCGTCTTCATCTGGCTGATGAGCAAGTGTGCCGAGAAATAACGGAGCTGTTTCGGGATGACTTCATAAGGGCCCTCCAGGAGTCACTGCTGTGGCCCACTGAAGCCTGCGCTCTGCTGGTGGGCCCTTCCTGTGGCAAATTTGATGTGTACGCATCCTGGAATATCACTTTGCCAAATATTCCTAAGCCTCCTGTtagaccaccctctcctcccaaACCTGGTTCTCCACAGAACAGGATCCTGTTTCTCACTGACATTCACTGGGacaag GACTATGAGGCTGGCAGTTCTGCAGACTGCAAGGACCCTCTGTGTTGTCGTAAACAATCTGGCTCTCCTAGTTGGAGAAGAAGGGAGGCTGGGTACTGGGGAACCTACAGTAAGTGTGATCTGCCTCTATGGACGGTTGAGAACCTCATGGAAAATGCTGTCAGAGAGGGACCTTGGGACTGGGTTTACTGGACTGGAGACATACCAGCGCACAATGTTTGGTCTCAGACcagaaagcagcagctgtctgagcttACAGTCATCTCCAGGCTCATCGACAA ACACCTGGGACCTAATGTGACTGTTTACCCTGCTGTGGGAAACCACGAGAGCACACCAGTCAATAGCTTCCCACCGCCTTTTGTTCATGGAAACAGATCCTCCGCCTGGCTCTACGACACAATGGCAGAGGAATGGGCACACTGGTTGCCAGAGCAGGCTTTAAAGACATTAAG ATATGGAGGATTTTACACAGTAGAGATTCAGCCTGGCCTCAGGTTGGTGTCTCTCAACATGAACTTCTGTGCACGAGAGAACTTCTGGCTGATGGTGAACTCCACTGATCCTGCTAACCAGCTGCAGTGGCTGGTCCATATTCTCCAGGCCAGTGAGGACAAGGGAGAGAAG gtACATATCATTGGTCATATTCCACCTGGTCTGTGTCTCGGCAGCTGGAGCTGGAACTACTATCACATTGTCAACAG ATATGAAAGTACAGTTAGCGGACAGTTTTTTGGCCATACACATCTGGATGAGTTCCAGATGTTTTATGATGAGGCCACCATGACCCGTCCACTGGGTGTAGCGTTCATCGCTCCCAGTGTCACCACCTATGTTAATCTTAACCCAG gATACCGTGTGTACTACATTGATGGGAACTACCAAGGCAGCTCTCGGCTGGTGCTTGACCATGAAACTTACATCCTCAACCTAACAGAGGCAAAccacagtccagcagcaccacaaaATCCAGAACAGAATCCTAAATGGACTCTGCTATACCGAGCCACAGAGGCTTATGGTCTTACCACTTTGTTCCCCGCCGACTTCGATGCCCTGATGCGGACCTTTGTTAACGATGACCGCATCTTCCAGAAGTTTTGGTACTTGAGACATAAAGGACATGTGTCCGAGCCCTGCAAGGAGACCTGCAAAACTACAACACTCTGCTTCCTGCATAGTGGGCGGTACGATGAGCTGGAGCAGTGTGACCTCCTCGGTGGGTTCGGAGGAAACTTGGTGCGGGCAGCCAGAAAAACTCTCTGCTGA
- the fgl1b gene encoding fibrinogen like 1B, producing MKTILITNELLINAMPVVLVWLVLVCPAMASSAQLSTCGPEIAALKHSIRKLENKLLIKTWQVEHLQEHKYFQPLAPEVSNSNPQDDAGLSVSQSNSGASDRLMKAPTTAGNLIVYDKDCSELFDRLRPPSGFYRIRPKSHQDPFLVYCDMEDGGGWTVFQRRRHGKVDFNRDWVDYRDGFGDFKLWNDEFWLGNEHIYSLLSEGKNLVKIDLMDWDGKRSYAFYENFRITNEADKYRLQYGQYSGQAGDALTGGGGMVEQWSACLSGMQFSTRDQDNDRYLQGSCAEENKAGWWFNRCHAANLNGNFYRQGKYKFQYDNGVVWGTWKGLWYSLRHTTMKVRPLVFLDTMGSGAGEI from the exons ATGAAG ACTATTCTGATCACAAACGAGCTTTTAATAAATGCCATGCCAGTGGTGTTGGTGTGGTTGGTGCTCGTCTGCCCAGCCATGGCCTCTTCTGCACAGCTGTCT ACATGTGGGCCAGAGATTGCAGCTCTCAAACACAGCATAAGGAAACTGGAAAATAAACTCTTGATCAAGACTTGGCAGGTGGAGCATCTGCAGGAGCACAAATACTTCCAGCCTTTAGCACCAGAGGTGTCTAATAGTAACCCCCAGGATGATGCAGGGCTTAGTGTGAGCCAGAGTAACAGTGGGGCTTCAGACAGATTGATGAAAGCACCTACAACAGCAGGAAATCTGATCGTCTATGACAAAG ACTGTTCTGAACTGTTTGACAGACTGAGACCACCAAGTGGGTTCTATCGCATCAGACCCAAATCACACCAGGATCCCTTTTTAGTGTACTGTGACATGGAGGACGGGGGAGGGTGGACAGTGTTTCAAAGACGACGGCATGGAAAAGTTGACTTCAACAG AGATTGGGTGGACTACAGAGATGGTTTTGGTGATTTCAAACTATGGAATGATGAGTTTTGGCTGGGGAATGAGCACATTTATTCTCTGCTTTCAGAAG GTAAGAATCTGGTAAAGATTGACCTCATGGACTGGGATGGAAAGAGAAGCTACGCATTTTATGAGAATTTCAGGATCACCAATGAGGCT GACAAGTATCGTCTCCAATATGGGCAGTACAGTGGACAGGCTGGAGATGCTCTGACAGGTGGTGGTGGGATGGTGGAGCAGTGGTCTGCCTGCCTCAGTGGGATGCAGTTCAGCACCAGGGACCAG GATAATGACCGCTACCTCCAGGGAAGCTGTGCTGAGGAGAACAAGGCAGGCTGGTGGTTCAACAG ATGTCATGCAGCCAACCTCAATGGAAACTTCTACCGCCAGGGGAAGTACAAGTTCCAATATGACAATGGTGTGGTGTGGGGGACCTGGAAAGGCCTCTGGTactcactcagacacacaaccatgAAGGTGCGACCTCTCGTATTCTTGGACACCATGGGAAGTGGAGCAGGGGAAATTTAA
- the tpte gene encoding putative tyrosine-protein phosphatase TPTE has translation MTSVYFSPGSDAGVNGNIAKMEDAKVEIDDGKDKNVVPDTMYHNIQKKISPFVMSFGFRVFGVVLILVDFVLVIVDLSLPAKSREVGDALEAVSLTISFFFLIDVLLRVYVEGFKVYFSSKLNIMDACVVVVTLVVTMIYAFTYLTGASLIPRVVNFLRFLRIVILVRVFRLAAQKKELEKVTRRMVSENKRRYQKDGFDLDLTYVTDRVIAMSFPSSGKQSFYRNPISEVARFLDTKHEGHYKVYNLCSEKGYDPQFFHYRVERVFIDDHNVPTLEDMLKYTASVREWMSAHPKNTIAIHCKGGKGRTGTMVCTWLIDSDQFESAQDSLEYFGERRTDKSQSSKFQGVETPSQSRYVGYYEVMKTKFSRQLPPPKSLRIKSIRIHSIAGVGKGNGSDLMVKIIVKKQLVFQCVCAKQENCTVFPDVGSNAAVISLQNGPVVEGDVKVMFESSAGLPKGYEDVPFYFWFNTSFIEDNKLFLPREELDNPHKPKVWNLYKEDFGVTMNFSDV, from the exons ATGACCTCTGTCTACTTCAGCCCAGGCTCAGATGCAGGTGTAAACGG CAACATTGCAAAGATGGAGGATGCTAAAGTGGAGATTGACGATGGGAAGGATAAGAATGTGGTACCAGACACAATGTACCA CAATATTCAGAAAAAGATCTCACCGTTTGTCATGTCCTTTGGATTTCG TGTATTCGGGGTGGTGTTGATCCTTGTGGACTTTGTACTGGTGATTGTGGACCTCTCGCTGCCAGCCAAGAGCAGAGAGGTTGGAGATGCTTTAGAGGCCGTGTCCCTCAccatctccttcttcttcctcattgACGTCCTCCTGCGAGTCTACGTGGAGGG TTTCAAAGTGTACTTCAGCTCCAAGCTGAACATCATGGACGCTTGTGTTGTGGTCGTCACGCTGGTGGTCACCATGATCTACGCTTTCACTTACCTGACAGGTGCCAGCCTCATCCCAAG GGTCGTGAATTTTCTGCGTTTCTTGAGAATCGTAATCCTTGTGAGGGTTTTCAGACTTGCAGCTCAGAAAAAAGAGCTGGAGAAAGTCACCAGGAGGATG GTTTCCGAGAACAAGCGGCGATATCAGAAGGATGGATTTGACCTTGATCTCACTTATGTCACAG ATCGTGTCATTGCCATGTCTTTCCCCTCTTCTGGGAAGCAGTCCTTCTATAGGAATCCAATCAGT gAAGTGGCGAGGTTTCTGGACACTAAACACGAGGGCCACTATAAAGTTTACAACCTGTGCA GTGAGAAAGGCTACGACCCCCAGTTCTTTCACTACAGGGTGGAGCGGGTGTTCATTGATGACCACAACGTCCCAACCTTGGA GGACATGCTGAAATACACGGCGAGCGTGAGGGAGTGGATGTCAGCTCACCCCAAAAATACCATTGCTATTCACTGCAAAGGAGGGAAAG GACGCACGGGTACAATGGTGTGTACCTGGCTTATTGACAGTGACCAGTTTGAGAGTGCACAG GACAGTCTGGAGTATTTTggtgagaggaggacagacaaGAGTCAGAGCTCCAAGTTTCAGGGAGTGGAGACTCCCTCTCAG AGCCGGTACGTGGGCTACTATGAGGTCATGAAGACCAAGTTCAGCCGACAGCTGCCTCCACCTAAAAGCCTGAGGATCAAAAGCATTCGCATCCACTCAATAGCAG GTGTGGGTAAAGGTAACGGTAGCGACCTGATGGTGAAGATCATTGTGAAGAAGCAGctggtgtttcagtgtgtgtgtgcgaaacAGGAGAACTGCACG GTGTTTCCTGATGTGGGCAGTAATGCAGCAGTCATCAGCCTACAGAATGGGCCAGTGGTTGAAGGAGATGTGAAGGTCATGTTTGAATCGAGTGCT GGTCTGCCAAAGGGATATGAAGACGTTCCATTCTACTTCTGGTTCAACACTTCCTTCATAGAGGATAACAA GCTGTTTTTACCCAGGGAGGAACTGGACAACCCACATAAACCCAAGGTGTGGAATCTATACAAGGAGGACTTTGGTGTCACTATGAACTTCTCAGATGTCTGA
- the ilk gene encoding scaffold protein ILK: protein MDDIFTQCREGNSVAVRLWLDNTENDLNLGDDHGFSPLHWACREGRSGVVDMLIMRGARINVMNRGDDTPLHLAASHGHRDIVAKLIQCKADPNTVNEHGNTPLHYACFWGQDEVAEDLVASGAQVCICNRYGQTPLDKAKPHLRQLLQEKAEKMGQSMTKVPYKETFWKGTMRTRPRNGTLNKQAGIDYKQLSLLAKINENQSGELWQGRWQGDEIVVKVLQVRDWTTRKSRDFNEEHPKLRIFSHPNILPVLGACQSPPSPHPIIISHYMPYGSLFNILHQGTTLVVDQSQAVKFALDIASGMAFLHTLEPMVSRLCLNSKHVMIDEDMTARISMADAKFSFQCPGRMYSPAWMAPEALQKRPEDINRRSADMWSFAVLLWELVTREVPFADLSHMEIGMKVALEGLRPTIPPGISPHICKLMRLCMNEDPAKRPKFDMIVPILEKMQDK from the exons ATGGATGACATCTTCACACAGTGCCGAGAGGGGAACTCTGTGGCCGTTCGCCTGTGGCTGGACAACACAGAGAATGACCTGAACCTGGG TGATGACCATGGCTTCAGCCCCCTTCACTGGGCATGTAGGGAAGGGAGGAGCGGTGTTGTTGACATGCTCATCATGAGAGGTGCTCGTATTAACGTGATGAACCGTGGAGATGACACACCGCTGCATCTTGCTGCCAGTCATGGACACCGGGACATTGTTGCTAAA CTGATTCAGTGCAAAGCAGACCCCAATACAGTCAATGAGCACGGCAACACTCCGCTCCACTATGCCTGCTTCTGGGGCCAGGATGAAGTGGCAGAG GATTTGGTGGCCAGTGGTGCCCAGGTGTGTATATGTAACAGGTATGGACAGACACCGCTGGACAAAGCCAAGCCTCACCTCAGACAGCTGCTACAAG aaaAGGCAGAGAAAATGGGCCAGAGTATGACCAAAGTCCCGTACAAGGAAACCTTCTGGAAGGGCACCATGCGTACACGACCTC GTAATGGTACCCTCAACAAACAGGCTGGTATTGATTATAAGCAGCTTTCACTCCTGGCAAAGATCAATGAAAACCAGTCTGGAGAG TTATGGCAGGGTCGGTGGCAGGGGGATGAGATTGTAGTGAAGGTGCTACAGGTGAGAGACTGGACCACAAGGAAGAGCAGAGACTTCAATGAGGAGCATCCAAAACTCAG GATCTTTTCTCATCCAAACATTCTGCCTGTTCTTGGGGCCTGTCAGTCACCTCCCTCCCCTCACCCCATCATCATCAGCCACTACATGCCATATGGATCCCTCTTCAACATACTCCACCAGGGCACCA ctctgGTTGTGGACCAAAGCCAAGCAGTGAAGTTTGCATTGGACATTGCTAGCGGCATGGCTTTCCTCCACACCTTAGAGCCAATGGTTTCACGGCTTTGCCTCAACAGTAAGCACGTCATG ATTGATGAGGACATGACAGCCAGAATAAGTATGGCAGATGCAAAGTTCTCCTTCCAGTGTCCCGGTCGTATGTACTCTCCAGCATGGATGGCCCCTGAAG CCTTGCAGAAGAGGCCTGAAGACATTAACAGAAGGTCTGCTGACATGTGGAGCTTTGCAGTGTTGCTGTGGGAGCTGGTTACCAGGGAAGTCCCCTTTGCTGATCTCTCACACATGGAGATAGGCATGAAG GTGGCTCTTGAGGGTCTCCGGCCGACCATTCCTCCAGGGATTTCACCTCACATCTGTAAGCTGATGAGACTCTGCATGAATGAGGACCCAGCCAAGAGACCCAAGTTTGACATGATCGTCCCAATCTTGGAGAAGATGCAAGACAAGTGA
- the thsd1 gene encoding thrombospondin type-1 domain-containing protein 1 — translation MPQAVSLLPLLLALLGYAFAGLNVWPSLHVALSNASVFVDFRAKSNSSAIRNLSLSLVNTVTNTTLQTRTLPNKQLAGRVEFDCSCFLYAGTFRFLLRQTSITTVLHANGTDSSSTESTTWWWSSELQVQWPTFHIAVERSGNHSGSFQVGLSTNEYFQACSSGIDSALFLEVSYMEYNQIGRNSIDKVRALTRLPVKPLRSQSVELSCAFPFTDKDFIKVALRSPYTAEDVKSSGPLYLSRIFSYKLLVENANAYKSGCEGTMTVKMITPPCAHINGKVLLYNDATVGRGGAPVSSAVMGFGPEEPSSTPLAFNWLTQGENETEFNCSVFYPGRNKYCFRFVFNFSRSPSPAQTCLVVYKSAESWGPWQPWSVCSVSCGEGVRERVRHCLLPSGVQGMQCTGMMKEQSLCSLEDCVVLPAPSPTSAPVPVGVATLGGNMVVVAGISLCLAVIMATIAVTVWRKLCQTPQCSPVRRGSMHSPGGRKLSDEASICGHSLQRPSLSDAQGPSGGMGAAVPYKDRPSVESQPFSQTVVIPLSQDPERLSPTGQKVFPPIFGYRLAQQQLKEMKKKGLKEATQLYHVSSSPVHDTMVETSTSPTSSPIPTPTGFAHSAFPPGLQDDAQHGHFRIAAPFSEVPPQTSRVTPDRLSPRVEMVLGPPVSAHASGGSSKWRDRTADWVEMVERSGLVGFRGGGDAALGSHRNPNFRRTSSFNDTRLLQPSSAHSRQFRERSMTQVGSRTLPEGSCWTKGGWQRHPFRSYPIPEHAASEWTKSRPQRNEERKPQMDVVSHNNELKHTGTNTNSISTSEKHARTDLCGTRERQSVEPGGGREREPLSGIGGPATGPANLHGVNKLSVDRAEHNWNRRGPSPIQRNMLARKLKEAQSNSGVKGRQRSSTFSVSSSEQRKGRCRSLPMSDDYISSAGSSYKLSEAEQRMLDLDLPSACVQEEITQ, via the exons ATGCCACAGGCTGTCTCACTGCTGCCATTGCTTCTTGCGTTATTGGGATATG CTTTTGCGGGTCTCAATGTCTGGCCCTCCCTCCATGTTGCCCTTAGCAATGCCAGTGTATTTGTCGACTTCAGGGCAAAATCCAACAGCAGTGCCATACGTAACCTGAGCCTCTCTCTGGTCAACACGGTAACCAACACCACCCTTCAGACCAGGACTCTCCCCAACAAGCAACTAGCCGGTAGGGTGGAGTTTGACTGTTCCTGCTTCCTGTATGCAGGAACCTTCCGGTTCCTGCTGAGGCAGACCAGCATCACCACTGTTTTGCATGCTAATGGCACAGACAGCAGTAGCACAGAGAGCACTACCTGGTGGTGGAGTTCAGAACTTCAGGTGCAGTGGCCCACCTTTCACATTGCTGTAGAGAGATCTGGAAACCACTCAGGATCTTTTCAG GTTGGGCTGTCCACTAATGAGTACTTTCAGGCTTGCTCCAGTGGCATTGATTCTGCCCTGTTCTTAGAAGTCAGCTACATGGAGTACAACCAGATAGGGAGAAACAGCATTGATAAGGTCCGAGCCCTCACACGTCTCCCAGTCAAACCCCTCCGTTCCCAGAGTGTAGAGCTGTCCTGTGCTTTCCCATTCACAGACAAAGACTTCATAAAAGTGGCTCTACGTTCCCCTTATACAGCAGAGGATGTAAAGAGTTCTGGACCTCTCTACCTGTCTCGTATCTTCTCCTATAAACTGTTGGTGGAAAATGCCAATGCATACAAAAGTGGCTGTGAAGGGACTATGACTGTTAAAATGATAACCCCACCATGTGCTCACATCAATGGGAAAGTATTGCTGTACAATGATGCCACTgttggaagaggaggagcacctGTTTCTTCTGCAGTGATGGGGTTTGGACCAGAGGAGCCCTCTTCGACTCCTTTGGCTTTTAACTGGCTGACACAGGGGGAGAATGAGACAGAATTCAACTGTTCTGTGTTTTACCCTGGAAGGAACAAGTACTGCTTTCGCTTTGTTTTCAACTTCAGTCGTTCCCCAAGTCCAGCACAGACTTGTCTGGTGGTTTACAAGAGTGCAG AGTCATGGGGGCCTTGGCAACCGtggagtgtgtgcagtgtgagcTGTGGAGAGGGGGTGAGGGAACGAGTACGTCACTGTTTACTGCCCTCAGGTGTGCAAGGAATGCAGTGCACAGGCATGATGAAGGAGCAGtccctctgctctctggagGACTGTGTTG tgtTGCCTGCTCCTTCTCCAACTTCCGCCCCTGTACCTGTTGGGGTTGCAACCCTAGGAGGTAACATGGTTGTGGTAGCTGGTATATCCCTCTGCCTGGCTGTGATTATGGCTACTATTGCAGTGACTGTATGGAGAAAGCTTTGCCAGACACCACAGTGCAGCCCTGTCCGCAGAGGTTCCATGCATTCTCCTGGGGGGCGCAAGCTCTCAGATGAGGCCTCCATCTGTGGGCACAGTCTCCAACGACCCAGCCTGTCCGATGCTCAGGGCCCATCAGGGGGCATGGGTGCTGCTGTACCCTATAAAGACAGGCCTTCCGTGGAAAGTCAGCCTTTCTCACAGACTGTGGTGATTCCACTCTCACAGGACCCAGAAAGACTGTCTCCTACTGGTCAGAAGGTGTTCCCACCAATATTTGG GTACAGGTTGGCTCAGCAGCAGTTgaaagagatgaagaagaaagggTTAAAAGAGGCCACGCAGCTGTACCATGTCTCCTCCAGCCCTGTCCATGACACCATGGTGGAGACATCTACTTCACCCACCAGCTCCCCGATTCCTACACCGACTGGATTTGCTCATTCTGCTTTCCCGCCGGGCTTGCAAGACGACGCTCAACATGGTCATTTTCGTATTGCAGCCCCTTTTTCTGAGGTGCCACCACAGACTTCCAGGGTCACACCTGACAGACTGAGCCCTAGAGTAGAAATGGTCTTAGGTCCCCCTGTCTCTGCTCATGCGAGTGGGGGCAGCTCAAAATGGCGTGACCGTACTGCTGACTGGGTAGAGATGGTAGAGAGGAGTGGGTTAGTAGgcttcagaggaggaggagatgcagCATTGGGAAGTCACAGGAATCCAAATTTCCGACGAACCTCTAGTTTTAATGACACCAGACTGTTGCAGCCATCTTCTGCACATTCCAGACAATTCAGAGAACGGAGCATGACCCAG GTGGGATCTCGGACTCTTCCTGAAGGAAGTTGTTGGACCAAAGGAGGATGGCAGAGACACCCATTTCGCTCTTACCCCATTCCAGAGCATGCGGCCTCAGAATGGACTAAATCCAGACCTCAGAGGAATGAGGAGAGGAAGCCCCAGATGGACGTGGTCTCTCACAATAATGaactcaaacacacaggaacTAACACAAACAGCATTTCAACATCTGAAAAACATGCCAGAACAGACCTCTGTGGCACTAGAGAAAGGCAAAGTGTCGAGCCAGGAGGTGGACGTGAGAGAGAGCCACTCTCGGGAATTGGGGGTCCAGCCACTGGGCCTGCCAATCTCCATGGAGTGAATAAGCTGAGCGTGGATCGGGCTGAGCATAACTGGAACCGTCGTGGGCCATCACCGATTCAGAGAAACATGCTGGCTCGAAAATTAAAGGAGGCCCAGTCTAACTCTGGAGTCAAGGGGCGTCAACGCAGCTCCACATTTAGCGTATCATCCTCAGAGCAGAGGAAAGGTCGATGCCGGTCTTTGCCAATGTCTGATGACTATATCAGCAGTGCTGGCTCATCCTACAAGCTGAGTGAGGCTGAACAGAGGATGCTAGACCTGGATCTGCCGTCAGCATGTGTACAGGAGGAGATCACACAGTAG